A single region of the Nasonia vitripennis strain AsymCx chromosome 4 unlocalized genomic scaffold, Nvit_psr_1.1 chr4_random0005, whole genome shotgun sequence genome encodes:
- the LOC116417091 gene encoding uncharacterized protein LOC116417091: MESLNAVAKAPPFLPTKKMKDLEIIKKYKISKHKKVQTKFGAKMVLELDGSFDVFLPTKVNAFLIENNTDEEKLKNEIDTRDVYLVHYGHNIIEFI, translated from the coding sequence ATGGAGTCGCTGAACGCTGTGGCAAAAGCTCCACCATTCCTGCCTACGAAAAAAATGAAGGATTTGGAGATCATCAAGAAGTACAAAATATCCAAACATAAGAAAGTTCAGACAAAATTTGGCGCGAAGATGGTGTTGGAGTTAGATGGAAGTTTCGATGTTTTCCTACCCACCAAAGTAAATGCCTTCCTCATCGAGAATAACACCGATGAAGAGAAGTTGAAGAATGAAATTGATACTAGAGATGTTTATCTAGTACATTATGGACACAACATTATTGAATTCATTTAA